In Methanobrevibacter arboriphilus JCM 13429 = DSM 1125, a single window of DNA contains:
- the mcrB gene encoding coenzyme-B sulfoethylthiotransferase subunit beta, which produces MAKFDDKVDLYDDRGSLVESDVPIEALSPLRNPAIKSIVSGVKRTVAVNLEGIENSLRSASVGGAGSKILGREMDLDITGNAQAIASALKEMVQVTDDDDTNVELLSGGKRILVQIPTARLESAAEYSVATLSTATALVQAIIKQFDISMYDANMVKAAILGRYPQSVDYMGSNIATMLDIPQKLEGPGYALRNIMANHVAAATLKNTLQGTALSSILEQTAMFEMGDAIGAFERMHLLGLAYQGMNADNIVLDLVKDSAKEGTVGSVMNDTVARATTDSVVSVEKDLNGFNVYETNDLAKWNAYAAAGATAATIVNVGAARAAQGVPSSILYFNDSLEFATGLPGVDFGRAEGVAVGFSFFSHSIYGGGGPGLFNGNHVVTRHSKGFCIPCVVAAMCLDAGTQLFSPEATSGLIKEVFSSVDEFREPLKYVVEAAADIKGDI; this is translated from the coding sequence ATGGCGAAGTTTGATGATAAAGTCGATTTATACGACGATAGAGGGTCATTAGTTGAATCTGATGTACCTATCGAAGCCTTAAGCCCACTACGGAACCCTGCAATAAAAAGCATCGTTAGTGGTGTAAAAAGGACCGTAGCTGTAAACTTAGAAGGTATTGAAAATTCCTTAAGATCTGCATCTGTCGGTGGAGCAGGATCTAAGATTTTAGGAAGAGAAATGGACCTAGATATTACTGGCAATGCTCAAGCTATTGCATCTGCTTTAAAAGAAATGGTTCAAGTAACTGATGACGATGATACAAATGTAGAGCTTCTTTCTGGTGGAAAGAGGATTTTAGTTCAAATACCAACTGCAAGATTAGAATCTGCTGCTGAATATTCTGTAGCAACCTTATCTACTGCAACTGCATTAGTACAAGCTATTATTAAACAATTTGATATTAGTATGTATGATGCTAACATGGTAAAAGCTGCAATTCTTGGAAGATATCCTCAGTCTGTTGATTACATGGGTTCTAACATTGCAACTATGTTAGATATTCCTCAAAAGCTTGAAGGTCCAGGTTATGCTTTAAGAAATATTATGGCTAACCACGTAGCTGCTGCTACATTAAAAAACACATTACAAGGAACTGCACTTTCCAGTATCTTAGAACAAACTGCTATGTTTGAAATGGGTGATGCTATTGGAGCATTTGAAAGAATGCACTTATTAGGATTAGCTTATCAAGGAATGAACGCAGACAATATTGTTTTAGATTTAGTTAAAGATAGTGCTAAAGAAGGAACTGTTGGTTCTGTTATGAATGATACTGTTGCTAGAGCTACTACTGATAGTGTTGTTAGTGTAGAAAAAGATTTAAATGGTTTCAATGTTTATGAAACTAACGATTTAGCTAAATGGAATGCTTATGCTGCTGCTGGAGCTACTGCTGCAACTATAGTAAATGTAGGTGCTGCTAGAGCTGCTCAGGGTGTACCATCTTCAATTTTGTATTTCAATGACTCTCTTGAATTTGCAACTGGTCTTCCTGGTGTAGATTTCGGTAGAGCTGAAGGGGTAGCTGTAGGATTTTCATTCTTTAGTCACTCTATTTATGGTGGAGGAGGCCCAGGTCTCTTTAACGGTAACCACGTTGTAACCAGACATAGTAAAGGATTCTGTATCCCTTGTGTTGTAGCTGCAATGTGTCTTGACGCAGGTACTCAGCTTTTCTCACCTGAAGCTACTTCTGGATTAATTAAAGAAGTATTCAGTAGTGTTGATGAATTCAGAGAACCATTAAAATATGTAGTGGAAGCAGCTGCAGACATAAAAGGTGACATCTAA